In Treponema sp. OMZ 798, the following proteins share a genomic window:
- a CDS encoding type II toxin-antitoxin system VapC family toxin, translating into MKILLDTHYLLWSFIDTSKISRSVYNKLLADENEVFYSQASLWEISIKFNMGKLSLNGIKPEEFYAEVENSFLKCRSFQNDELITFYKLPIEHKDPFDRIMIWQSIKSDYYFLSVDNQITNYKKYGLKILS; encoded by the coding sequence ATGAAAATCCTATTAGATACACATTATTTATTATGGTCATTTATTGATACAAGTAAAATATCTCGGTCGGTTTATAATAAATTATTAGCCGATGAAAATGAAGTTTTTTATAGTCAGGCTAGTTTATGGGAAATATCAATAAAATTTAATATGGGAAAATTATCGCTAAATGGAATTAAACCGGAAGAATTCTACGCAGAAGTAGAAAATAGTTTTTTAAAATGCAGGTCTTTTCAAAACGATGAACTAATTACTTTTTATAAATTACCAATAGAGCATAAAGATCCATTTGATAGAATTATGATTTGGCAATCAATAAAGTCTGATTACTATTTTTTATCTGTTGATAATCAGATTACAAATTATAAAAAATACGGTTTAAAAATTTTGTCCTAA